A segment of the Myxosarcina sp. GI1 genome:
TGGAATGGCAACCATCAAGCACCTTGGGAGTGGCGGAAGGCTAATAAATAGGAGCAACTTTTAAGAGATTGTTTTTTTGGTGCAAGATCTAACAAGTTGTACGACAGGTCAAAAACATGGATTTTAAAGATTATCAGCAAAAGGCATTGCTCACTTCCAGTAAGCCAAACTCAAAAGATAAAGCGATCGCTATCTGGTGTATGGGTCTAGCTGGTGAGACTGGAGAGGCGATCGACTACCTGAAAAAGCATTTAGCGCATGGTCACGAACTAGATCGCGACAAAATTGCTTTGGAACTAGGGGACGTTCTCTGGTATCTTGCAGTATTGGCTCACGAACTCGATTTAGACCTCGAAACGATTGCGAGTATGAATCTGGAGAAACTAAAAGCCAGGTATCCTCAAGGTTTTTCGAGTGAGAATAGCCGTTACCGCACGAACTGAAACCGAACTCAACAAGGCGATTGCGCTCTACTCTTCAAAGCTTATTCCGCCAACGTAAACTATTCTGATTTAATTGCCGAACATAGCTATCGGGTTTGTCGATTATATCTTCGGCAATCTCTATAGCTTTTTCTAACTGTTCTGATGATAGTTGTTTGTAAGCCGCACCCTGTTTGCGGTCTATTACCTCATACCAACAGCAATTGAATAAATTATCGAGAATAATTCTGGCAAAACAGTGATTCAAACTTACGGGAAATTCACGCTGCTTGGCTTGTGCTGGAAGTTCTTCATTTACCAACCTGAGATATTTGGTGCGAAGCTGTTCGATATCCAATGTTTAATGCTCGATGTATTAATGAGAAATATAACAAAGATGTAGGCGATCGCTCTTTACTCAAAGTCCAATAGTTCTGGTTCGGCTTTGAACCATTCACCTGACAACCTGAGATGGTTAAACTTATAATGCAAACTATTTTCTAATTCTTTAGCAGCTTTTCCTTCTTTAACTKTGATTGTYYTRATTACTTTCAGTTCATAGGGATGGGCAGTTTGCAAGGATTTAAGTCTCTTTTCTACATTYTTGGCACGTCCTATYTTKAYYGCYSTRCTCTCKTSRCTGTRRATGAAATAAACATATTCYGATTTYTGACTYARATTRTCTCCCRCAAGCGAAATRGTTTTTCCWCCWGGRGTAATAATTTCTGWRCCTTCACTCGCCCAAGTTYTCACCCAAGCACARACAGCCTKTACRGTTARAGTTTTTTGRACTATSARTTTAACTGTTTCTCTKGRWTCGACTACAGTAAAYTTTTTGCCTCCTGCTTTGCCTCGATTGCAATTAATGGCTACTTTCAGAGAACCGTCTTGATTTTTAGATACCCAAAAACCGCGAGTTTCGCTGACGTAAAAGTAATCATCAGATTTTAGAGATTCGTACTCAGCATCTTCCTGGCTAACTTTAATGTAGATTCTGGAATATGTATGTTCTCCTATCAAGGGAATATCGAGACGTTTAGCTACTTCTATATTTGATATATCGATCCAACCTCGTCCCTTCAGTGGTTGACCTGGAACTTTATCGACGTAAAAAGTTATTCTCGTTCTCACCGTTCATAAATATTCTTAACCTACCACAAAGATAGCTGCCCTTCACTAACCGAACTATATCTACTCCGATGCAAACTTAGATGACAAGCCGCGCAGACAGACTGTAGGTTCTCTATTCGATTATCTCTAGTGTCATGGTTGCGATGGTGTACCTGTAAGATATCTGCCGTCCATTCAGAGCGAGTTAGATTATCTGGTCTTTCACCTGGCTTGTAGCATTTTTTACCGCAACATTCACAACACCAGTCTCGGCTTACTTTCACTGTCAGAGCTAGTTCTTTCCAGTTGTCGGGGTAAAGTCTCGAATCTATCGGCATGACATTGGGCGATTGCGAGGATCGGGATTTATTGTATCGTAGATGAGCGATCGCCAATAGTTAAATAAAAGTAATTTTTACTAGATATAGATGTACTTCCGAGATTACTTATAAATTAATGGCAAATCCTAGATGTAGAATATGAACGCTTTAAGCGGTCGTTTTATGAAGCTTTAACCCAAGTATGGAAATTTGTCCTCCTTCATTATTCATAAGCTACTTGAACAAAATGCTTCTCTAACTCTTATATATAAAATTAAAAACTCTTTAGGTTCAGCTTCTCTCTTTTGAAGATTTTCATATTCTTTTAGGAAACTCTTGATAACCTCTCGTACTTCTTTCTGCCCATCGGTTAACATGAACTACTCTCAGTTACAAATAAATTCTTTGATTTCATTACGCTCAAAGCGATCTTCTTAAGTATGAGACGATGATCGCCAGCTTATCTCACTATTGAATTTTTTTAAAGTAACTAAGTATATTAAATGTTGGCGATCGCTTCTCAACCCAAAAACCAGGGTGTTACAATTGTTCGGTTGATGCTGCTCTCAATTAGCAAAGTAAACTATCTATAATCCTCGGCAGTCATTATTAAGGAATGCGATCGCATCAGTTGAAAATCAGAGAAATAGATAAATATACTCAAGCAAAACCTTTTGTTAAATGGGTTGGAGGTAAAACTCAACTGCTGCCAGAATTGACCTCGCGATTACCAGACAATTTCGAGCGATACTTTGAAGCGTTCATTGGCGGTGGAGCATTATTCTTTCATCTGCAACCAGAGCAGTCTACGTTAATTGACATCAACGAGGAGCTAACTAACGTTTATCGGGTAATTAAGTATAAAACTGATGAATTAATTACCGATCTCAAACAACACATTTACGAGAAAGACTACTACTACCAGATTCGAGATGTCGATCGCACTGAAGAATACAAGTTTTGGTCAGATGTTCGACGAGCCAGCAGACTAATTTATCTTAATAAGACCTGTTTTAACGGACTGTATCGCGTCAACTCCAAAGGTGAATTTAACACTCCTATGGGAAGTTATAAAAATCCTAAAATTGTTGACGCGACTAACTTAAGAGCCTGTAGCCAAGCACTTCAAAAAGCAGAGATAATTACTGGCTCGTTTCTCAAAGTTGAAAAGCTAGTTACCGATAGAGATTTTGTCTACTTCGATCCTCCCTATGCACCATTGAACGCTACGTCGAATTTTACGGGATACAGTCAGAAAGGGTTTGATGGGGAGATGCAGCTAAGTCTGCGCGACCTCTGCGATCGCCTCAATGACAAAGGAGTACGATTTATGGTTTCTAATTCTAATGCTCCGTTAATTCTCGACCTCTACAAAGATTACAAAGTTGAGTTTGTCTATGCGACCAGAGCGATTAATTCTAAAGGAAACAAGCGAGGCAAAATTCCCGAAGTGATAGTTACTAATTATTAAAGGGAAAAATAGTAAAGCACGACCAAGAAGCTTTTTAGTTTAACAGTTATGACCGAACCATCTCCGACGCAGGGTGGCACAGCCAATCAACAGGGAAGAGTTCTCGAAAAAACCATTATTCCCACCTTTGAAGCGAGAGGCTTTGAAATAGTTAAATATAGTGATTGGAAGAAAAAGCCAGATAAGTATGGCTCTGAAATTCTTTTAAAGCACGTTCCCTATACGACTATCTACGGTCATCGAGGATATACCGAGTTTCTTGCTCAGTCCGAACGTTACAATCTCAATCATCGAATTGAATGTAAGTGGCAGCAAGCAAGTGGGTCAGTTGACGAGAAGTTTCCCTACCTATATCTCAACTGTATTGAAGCGATGCCCGAACTTAACATTATTATCATTGCAGTTGGTGGCGGGATGAAAAAAGGGACGATTCCTTGGTTAAAAAGAGTAGTACAAGAAAAACGTTATTTACCCGATGGAGCAGCTAACAAAAACATTCAGGTTCTTTCTCTTGAGGAGTTTATTCTTTGGGCTAATCAAACTCTTAGATAAAAATTGAGTAGCGATCGCCCTACTATGACCACCACAACCATCCTCTTTGAAACTATTGTTGCCGCGCAAGAAGCTTACGACACGTTGCAACCAATGATTGACGTAAGCCTAGACTGCAATGCAGTTACCTACAAAAAGACAGAGGAGGAGTTGGTTAAGTGGTTGGTACATGACAGCTATTGTCAGGCTGGAGCAAAGAAAAGAATTTACCCCTATCCCGTCAGCATCATCAGTAAGTCTGACAGAAATACAGTTTGTCAATACCAAGACTTACAGATAGAGCAGAAGTTTATTCCTCCTGCCGATTGGGAATTTGTTGCTAGAGATAGTCGAGGAAAGATAATTAATTCAACGTGGTGGGGTTATGAAGATGGTTCAATTGATATAGGATTTTATATCGAAAACTTTCTTATAAAGGCAATTAAAAAGCAATGCGAGGTGGTGCAGTAATGTAATAAGTCTCGTTCACAGGGAATGACAAGATTTATCTACCTCGCGTTAAAATTGACGAAGCTCCAGCATTTTTAAAAAAGAGGATCGTTTGGTTGCCAAAAAGAAGAAAAATAAAGAACTAAAGGGCAAGGAATTAGTCAAAGAAGTATGTAGGCGCATCAGGGTAGCGCGGAGTTATTGGGATGCCCATAATAATGCTGCTTGCCGAGGAGAAAGAGAAAAGGCATTGGTACTTTATGAGACTTTGACACCAGAACAAAAAGAGCAAAT
Coding sequences within it:
- a CDS encoding GIY-YIG nuclease family protein, coding for MRTRITFYVDKVPGQPLKGRGWIDISNIEVAKRLDIPLIGEHTYSRIYIKVSQEDAEYESLKSDDYFYVSETRGFWVSKNQDGSLKVAINCNRGKAGGKKFTVVXXRETVKXIVQKTLTVXAVCAWVXTWASEGXEIITPGGKTISLXGDNLSQKSEYVYFIXSXESXAXKIGRAKNVEKRLKSLQTAHPYELKVIXTIXVKEGKAAKELENSLHYKFNHLRLSGEWFKAEPELLDFE
- a CDS encoding DNA adenine methylase; amino-acid sequence: MRSHQLKIREIDKYTQAKPFVKWVGGKTQLLPELTSRLPDNFERYFEAFIGGGALFFHLQPEQSTLIDINEELTNVYRVIKYKTDELITDLKQHIYEKDYYYQIRDVDRTEEYKFWSDVRRASRLIYLNKTCFNGLYRVNSKGEFNTPMGSYKNPKIVDATNLRACSQALQKAEIITGSFLKVEKLVTDRDFVYFDPPYAPLNATSNFTGYSQKGFDGEMQLSLRDLCDRLNDKGVRFMVSNSNAPLILDLYKDYKVEFVYATRAINSKGNKRGKIPEVIVTNY
- a CDS encoding HNH endonuclease signature motif containing protein, whose amino-acid sequence is MPIDSRLYPDNWKELALTVKVSRDWCCECCGKKCYKPGERPDNLTRSEWTADILQVHHRNHDTRDNRIENLQSVCAACHLSLHRSRYSSVSEGQLSLW
- a CDS encoding nucleoside triphosphate pyrophosphohydrolase family protein is translated as MDFKDYQQKALLTSSKPNSKDKAIAIWCMGLAGETGEAIDYLKKHLAHGHELDRDKIALELGDVLWYLAVLAHELDLDLETIASMNLEKLKARYPQGFSSENSRYRTN
- a CDS encoding PD-(D/E)XK nuclease superfamily protein, giving the protein MTEPSPTQGGTANQQGRVLEKTIIPTFEARGFEIVKYSDWKKKPDKYGSEILLKHVPYTTIYGHRGYTEFLAQSERYNLNHRIECKWQQASGSVDEKFPYLYLNCIEAMPELNIIIIAVGGGMKKGTIPWLKRVVQEKRYLPDGAANKNIQVLSLEEFILWANQTLR